One part of the Pannonibacter sp. XCT-53 genome encodes these proteins:
- a CDS encoding porin: protein MNLKSILLGAAAAAAAVTGAQAADLPVAPEPVDYVRVCDAFGARFFYIPGTETCLRVGGRVRVDFYFNDFGDKVNSWNRAANGTSTRARGNLYLDARTNTEYGLVRAYINLQATRNSGGGTDMDLDKAFIQFGNFTFGRAGSQFDFFTGNTFGAPGNVGKNWSDSNSWVAAYTAAFGNGVSAIVSLEDGTYRRGGTAAYAGHRYPDLVAALKVDQGWGSAKLSVALHEARLANAASKSKVGYGIGAGVTIKLPMLGAKDTISFQAQYADGALSYAGVTDTADVAFNAVTRSTRTSKAWSVSGGFQHFWTEQVSSAIDVSYADVDAPFAGTDYNRWSVSGNTVWEPVSGLQFGAELGYASTDFNRASRVRDKDTITGMFRVQRTF from the coding sequence ATGAACCTTAAGAGCATTCTGCTCGGCGCGGCCGCTGCCGCTGCTGCTGTCACCGGCGCTCAGGCTGCCGATCTGCCGGTCGCTCCGGAGCCGGTTGACTACGTCCGCGTTTGCGACGCCTTCGGCGCCCGCTTCTTCTACATCCCGGGCACCGAGACCTGCCTGCGCGTTGGTGGCCGCGTCCGCGTTGACTTCTACTTCAACGACTTCGGCGACAAGGTCAACAGCTGGAACCGCGCTGCCAACGGCACCTCGACCCGCGCTCGTGGTAACCTCTACCTCGACGCCCGCACCAACACCGAATACGGTCTGGTCCGCGCCTACATCAACCTGCAGGCGACCCGTAACTCGGGTGGCGGCACCGACATGGATCTGGACAAGGCGTTCATCCAGTTCGGCAACTTCACCTTCGGTCGCGCTGGTTCGCAGTTCGACTTCTTCACCGGCAACACCTTCGGCGCTCCGGGCAACGTCGGCAAGAACTGGTCTGACTCGAACAGCTGGGTTGCTGCCTACACCGCTGCTTTCGGCAACGGCGTGTCCGCAATCGTGTCGCTCGAAGACGGCACCTATCGTCGTGGCGGCACCGCTGCCTACGCCGGTCACCGCTACCCGGATCTGGTTGCCGCTCTGAAGGTCGACCAGGGTTGGGGTTCTGCCAAGCTTTCGGTCGCTCTGCACGAAGCTCGCCTTGCTAACGCCGCTTCCAAGTCGAAGGTCGGCTATGGCATCGGCGCTGGCGTGACCATCAAGCTGCCGATGCTCGGCGCGAAGGACACCATCTCCTTCCAGGCTCAGTATGCTGACGGCGCCCTGTCCTACGCTGGCGTGACCGACACCGCTGACGTCGCGTTCAACGCTGTGACCCGTTCGACCCGTACCTCGAAGGCCTGGTCTGTGAGCGGTGGCTTCCAGCACTTCTGGACCGAGCAGGTCTCGTCCGCGATCGACGTGTCCTATGCTGACGTCGACGCTCCGTTCGCTGGCACCGACTACAACCGTTGGTCCGTGTCGGGCAACACCGTCTGGGAGCCGGTCTCCGGCCTGCAGTTCGGTGCTGAGCTCGGTTATGCTTCGACCGACTTCAACCGCGCTTCGCGCGTCCGCGACAAGGACACCATCACCGGCATGTTCCGCGTCCAGCGCACGTTCTAA
- a CDS encoding acyl-CoA thioesterase gives MTDTPTGQPTSSRPDPLQRSDFALFRPLPTRWMDVDIYGHVNNVVYLSFFDSAVNGWYVDKGLIDPQAGREIFLVVETGCHYFRELRFPETVEAGIRATRVGRSSVSYEIALFGTGDTEARAQGRFVHVLVDRSTRRPVPIVGERRDALQGILVHRQG, from the coding sequence ATGACCGACACCCCGACAGGCCAGCCGACCTCTTCCCGCCCGGATCCGTTGCAGCGGAGCGACTTTGCGCTCTTCCGCCCCCTTCCGACCCGCTGGATGGACGTGGACATCTACGGGCACGTCAACAATGTCGTCTACCTGAGCTTCTTCGACAGCGCCGTGAATGGCTGGTATGTCGACAAGGGCCTGATCGATCCGCAGGCCGGCCGCGAGATCTTCCTGGTGGTCGAGACCGGGTGCCATTATTTCCGCGAACTTCGCTTCCCCGAGACCGTCGAAGCCGGTATCAGGGCCACCCGGGTCGGACGGTCGTCAGTGAGCTATGAGATTGCCCTGTTCGGCACCGGCGACACCGAGGCAAGGGCTCAGGGGCGCTTCGTCCATGTCCTGGTGGACCGCAGCACCCGGCGGCCGGTCCCGATCGTCGGCGAGAGACGCGACGCACTGCAGGGAATTCTTGTCCACAGGCAGGGCTGA
- the pbpC gene encoding penicillin-binding protein 1C, with amino-acid sequence MSLFAERPGPSSSGEGPAPARRSTHLLRRIAGLAAGVALLALAAGGALYHQVATAPLPPRLADISVSRVVLDRNGDLLRAFATRDERWRLPVRLDEIDPLYIRMLMAFEDRRFRAHHGVDPLALGRAALQTLSRQRIVSGGSTLTMQVVRLLNEAPTRSLAAKWQQMIGALALEQRLGKDDILSLYVMRAPFGGNLEGVRAASLVWFGKEPRRLTPAEAALLVALPQAPEARRPDRFPEAARRARDRVLDRAVEAGVLSVEDAQAARLDPVPVVRRAMPMIAPHLTSLVAAANPAAVSQTLTLDRDLQRAMEQLVAAKALQLGPQMSAALLVADHGTGEILASVGSPGLADDGRQGYVDMTGAVRSPGSALKPLIYGLAFEQGVAHPESFIEDRPVRIAGYDPTNFDLSFQGTVTVREALQLSLNIPAVKLLEAVGPAQLTARLRRTGITPVLPEGLTPGLAIGLGGVGLTLRDLTTLYASIAAGGRPLRLVHMAGESARLTPALPVLEPVPAWYVADILARAPRPSTAADAGIAFKTGTAYGYRDAVAVGFDGRHVVGVWTGRADGTPVPGMTGLTSAAPILFEAFDRLGPSRVPLPAAPGGVLSLATAGLPQPLRRARVRTESPLSGGVTGTLRISHPPSGAEVDLGLGLSRDTSASPLVVKLQGGTGPFTWFANGAPVASGAFQTQLVWRPDGPGLQTIMVIDGRGATDRIEVTIR; translated from the coding sequence GTGAGCCTGTTCGCCGAAAGACCGGGCCCTTCTTCCTCGGGGGAAGGCCCGGCGCCTGCAAGGCGGTCTACCCATCTCCTGCGCCGGATCGCCGGACTGGCGGCCGGCGTCGCACTTCTGGCGCTGGCGGCCGGCGGCGCCCTCTATCATCAGGTCGCCACCGCGCCGCTGCCGCCTCGGCTGGCCGACATCTCCGTTTCCCGCGTCGTTCTGGATCGCAACGGCGACCTGCTCCGCGCCTTCGCCACCCGTGACGAGCGCTGGCGCCTGCCGGTGCGCCTCGACGAGATCGATCCGCTCTACATCCGCATGCTGATGGCCTTCGAGGACCGGCGGTTCCGCGCCCATCACGGCGTCGATCCGCTGGCATTGGGCCGCGCCGCGCTGCAGACCCTGTCCCGCCAGCGCATCGTCTCCGGCGGTTCGACGCTGACGATGCAGGTGGTCCGGTTGCTCAACGAGGCTCCGACCCGCAGCCTCGCTGCCAAGTGGCAGCAGATGATCGGCGCGCTCGCGCTCGAGCAACGGCTCGGCAAGGACGACATCCTGTCCCTCTATGTCATGCGGGCCCCTTTTGGCGGCAACCTGGAAGGCGTGCGCGCCGCGAGCCTGGTCTGGTTCGGCAAGGAACCGCGACGCCTGACCCCGGCCGAGGCCGCGCTGCTGGTCGCCTTGCCGCAGGCCCCGGAGGCGCGAAGGCCGGACCGTTTTCCCGAGGCGGCACGCCGGGCACGCGACCGGGTGCTGGACCGGGCGGTCGAAGCCGGCGTCCTGTCGGTCGAGGACGCGCAGGCCGCCCGCCTCGATCCGGTGCCCGTCGTCCGCCGGGCCATGCCGATGATCGCGCCGCATCTCACGTCTCTGGTCGCCGCCGCCAATCCGGCCGCCGTGTCGCAGACGCTGACGCTCGACCGCGACCTGCAACGCGCCATGGAACAGCTGGTCGCCGCCAAGGCCCTGCAACTCGGGCCGCAGATGTCGGCCGCACTTCTCGTTGCCGACCATGGCACAGGCGAGATCCTGGCCAGCGTCGGGTCGCCGGGCCTCGCGGATGACGGCCGTCAGGGCTATGTGGACATGACGGGCGCGGTGCGGTCCCCCGGCTCGGCGCTGAAGCCGCTGATCTACGGTCTTGCCTTCGAGCAGGGCGTGGCGCACCCCGAGAGCTTCATCGAGGACCGGCCCGTCCGCATCGCCGGTTACGATCCGACCAATTTCGACCTGTCGTTCCAGGGGACCGTGACCGTCCGCGAGGCCTTGCAGCTCTCGCTCAACATTCCGGCCGTGAAGCTGCTGGAGGCCGTCGGCCCGGCCCAGCTGACCGCGCGGCTGCGCCGGACCGGGATCACGCCGGTCCTGCCGGAGGGGCTGACACCGGGGCTTGCGATCGGTCTGGGCGGGGTCGGGCTGACCCTTCGGGACCTCACCACGCTCTACGCGTCGATCGCCGCCGGAGGGCGGCCCCTGCGCCTCGTGCACATGGCGGGCGAATCGGCGCGCCTGACGCCGGCCCTGCCGGTCCTCGAGCCGGTTCCGGCCTGGTATGTCGCCGACATCCTCGCCCGCGCCCCGCGGCCAAGCACGGCAGCCGATGCCGGCATCGCCTTCAAGACAGGCACGGCCTACGGCTACCGCGATGCGGTGGCGGTCGGCTTCGACGGCCGGCATGTTGTCGGCGTCTGGACCGGCCGGGCCGACGGAACGCCCGTGCCCGGCATGACCGGCCTGACATCGGCGGCGCCGATCCTGTTTGAGGCCTTTGACCGGCTGGGTCCGTCCCGCGTCCCGCTGCCGGCCGCCCCCGGGGGCGTGCTTTCCCTGGCCACGGCCGGGTTGCCGCAGCCGCTGCGCCGGGCCCGTGTCCGGACCGAATCGCCGCTGTCGGGCGGAGTGACCGGCACCCTGCGGATCTCCCATCCCCCGTCCGGCGCGGAAGTGGATCTCGGCCTTGGCCTCTCCCGCGACACGTCCGCGTCCCCCCTTGTCGTCAAGCTGCAGGGCGGAACCGGGCCCTTCACATGGTTTGCCAATGGCGCGCCGGTGGCCAGCGGCGCCTTCCAGACCCAGCTGGTCTGGCGGCCCGACGGGCCTGGCCTGCAGACCATCATGGTGATCGACGGACGCGGCGCGACCGACCGCATCGAGGTAACCATTCGCTAA
- a CDS encoding alpha/beta fold hydrolase — MADRIVPAPQPQTGSGSAELVRFHGPDGLGLAARLWHPDRPDAGRLPLLCLPGLSRNWRDFRDIAGVLAGRGRLVVALDYRGRGDSDHDAEWHNYAIPVEAHDVDAGIARLGLDRFAVLGTSRGGLHAMAMAHRYPAERMRGVILNDVGPRIELRSILRIAASLGRHMQHPSFEALADLLKSQMADQFPKLDRDGWQRLARQLGRQTDEAVRLDYDPALALTLAALDDATPWPDQWPLFMGLADRPVLAIRGARSDLLAAETLALMAERHPQLQSMIIDDEGHAPLLWDQASQDRIEVFLNDFCDV; from the coding sequence ATGGCTGATCGCATCGTTCCCGCACCACAGCCACAGACCGGGTCCGGATCTGCCGAACTCGTCCGGTTTCACGGTCCCGACGGGCTTGGACTTGCAGCCCGCCTCTGGCACCCCGACCGGCCGGATGCCGGGCGCCTCCCTCTCCTCTGCCTGCCGGGGCTCAGCCGCAACTGGCGGGACTTCCGCGACATCGCTGGGGTCCTTGCCGGCCGGGGCCGGCTGGTCGTGGCTCTCGACTACCGTGGCCGGGGCGACAGCGACCACGATGCAGAGTGGCACAACTATGCCATTCCGGTGGAAGCCCATGACGTTGACGCCGGCATCGCGCGGCTGGGCCTCGACCGCTTCGCCGTGCTCGGCACATCTCGCGGCGGCCTGCATGCCATGGCCATGGCCCATCGCTACCCGGCTGAGCGGATGCGTGGCGTCATCCTGAACGACGTCGGACCCCGCATCGAGTTGCGCTCGATCCTGCGGATTGCCGCTTCGCTGGGACGCCACATGCAGCATCCGTCGTTCGAGGCGCTGGCGGATCTGCTGAAGTCCCAGATGGCAGACCAGTTCCCGAAGCTTGATCGCGACGGCTGGCAGCGCCTCGCCCGGCAACTGGGCCGCCAGACGGACGAAGCGGTCCGGCTCGACTATGATCCAGCACTTGCGCTAACCCTTGCCGCCCTCGACGATGCCACGCCCTGGCCGGATCAGTGGCCCCTGTTCATGGGGCTCGCCGACCGTCCGGTGCTGGCGATCCGCGGCGCGCGGTCAGATCTTCTGGCCGCGGAAACACTTGCGCTGATGGCCGAGCGGCATCCGCAGCTGCAGTCGATGATCATTGATGACGAAGGCCACGCGCCCCTGCTGTGGGATCAGGCGAGCCAGGACCGCATCGAAGTTTTCCTGAACGATTTCTGCGACGTCTAG
- the dapA gene encoding 4-hydroxy-tetrahydrodipicolinate synthase codes for MFKGSIPALITPFRNGAVDEKRFQDFVDWQIKEGSTGLVPVGTTGESPTLTHAEHKRVVELCVEAAAGRVPVMAGAGSNNTAEAIDLARHAEQAGADALLIVTPYYNKPNQAGLKAHYRSIDAAVSIPIYIYNIPGRSVIDMAPETMAELFRTCRNIKGVKDATANMARATLQRHACGPEFVQLSGEDITALGFNAHGGVGCISVTANVAPRLCAEFQAATLRGDYATALAIQDKLGPLHHALFIEPNPTGIKYALSLLGKIENEVRQPLVSVAPETEAQIRSAMVHAGLIN; via the coding sequence ATGTTCAAGGGATCGATTCCAGCGCTGATCACTCCGTTCCGGAATGGCGCGGTGGATGAGAAACGCTTTCAGGACTTCGTGGACTGGCAGATCAAAGAGGGCAGCACCGGCCTTGTTCCGGTCGGAACGACCGGTGAAAGCCCGACCCTGACCCATGCCGAACACAAGCGCGTCGTCGAGCTGTGTGTCGAGGCGGCCGCCGGCCGTGTTCCCGTGATGGCTGGAGCCGGCTCGAACAACACGGCGGAGGCCATTGATCTTGCACGCCATGCCGAGCAGGCGGGTGCCGATGCCCTGCTGATCGTGACGCCTTACTACAACAAGCCGAACCAGGCTGGCCTGAAGGCGCATTATCGCTCCATCGATGCCGCCGTCAGCATCCCGATCTACATCTACAACATCCCCGGCCGGTCGGTGATCGACATGGCGCCGGAGACGATGGCCGAGCTGTTCCGGACCTGCCGCAACATCAAGGGCGTCAAGGATGCGACCGCCAACATGGCCCGCGCCACCCTGCAGCGTCATGCGTGCGGACCGGAGTTCGTGCAGCTGTCCGGCGAGGACATCACCGCGCTCGGCTTCAACGCCCACGGTGGCGTCGGCTGCATTTCGGTGACCGCCAATGTCGCCCCGCGCCTGTGTGCAGAGTTCCAGGCGGCGACGCTGCGGGGCGACTATGCGACGGCGCTGGCGATCCAGGACAAGCTTGGGCCGCTGCATCACGCGCTCTTCATCGAGCCGAACCCGACAGGCATCAAGTATGCCCTGTCGCTCCTCGGCAAGATCGAGAACGAGGTGCGTCAGCCGCTGGTCAGCGTGGCGCCGGAGACCGAAGCGCAGATCCGGTCGGCCATGGTTCACGCCGGCCTGATCAACTGA
- the smpB gene encoding SsrA-binding protein SmpB, whose protein sequence is MAPKSGALARTVVADNRKARFNYEIEQVYEAGLELRGTEVKSLRGGKANIQESYAAEKNGEIWLYNSYLPEYLQANRFNHEPRRPRRLLLHKREIAKLAAAIAKEGKTLVPLKVFFNEKGRAKMEIALARGKKLHDKRETEKARDWAREKGRLLKSGG, encoded by the coding sequence ATGGCCCCGAAATCCGGCGCTCTGGCACGCACCGTTGTCGCGGACAACCGCAAGGCCCGCTTCAACTACGAGATCGAGCAGGTCTACGAGGCCGGGCTTGAGCTGCGCGGGACCGAGGTCAAGTCCCTGCGCGGAGGCAAGGCCAACATCCAGGAGTCCTATGCGGCCGAGAAGAACGGCGAGATCTGGCTCTACAATTCCTATCTTCCCGAGTATTTGCAGGCGAACCGGTTCAACCATGAGCCCCGGCGGCCGCGTCGCCTCCTGCTGCACAAGCGGGAGATCGCAAAGCTTGCCGCCGCGATCGCCAAGGAAGGCAAGACCCTCGTTCCGCTCAAGGTCTTCTTCAACGAGAAGGGCAGGGCGAAGATGGAAATTGCCCTGGCGCGCGGCAAGAAGCTGCATGACAAGCGCGAGACGGAGAAGGCTCGCGACTGGGCCCGCGAGAAGGGGCGCCTGCTGAAGTCCGGCGGTTGA